One Paenibacillus riograndensis SBR5 DNA segment encodes these proteins:
- a CDS encoding pyruvate, water dikinase regulatory protein, translating to MEPSSHFITICSDSIGDTAEAVVQAVIHQFQNQRVTIRRYGNVRHEDELRKLMEETAQLQGFVAYTLVQPELREMIREEAVRLDLRIVDIMGPMMQAFIDTFDDAPQARPGLLHQLDEDYFRRIEAIEFTVACDDGRDLGAMLKADIVLLGMSRTSKTPLSIFLAHRGKKVVNYPIVPEIGPPQQLMSLPPNRLIGLTMKSEYMLKIRSERLKQLGLPAGSQYASLERITEEMEYAAVLFAKLGCPVIDITNKAIEETAGIIMGYITDSP from the coding sequence ATGGAGCCATCCTCACATTTCATTACGATATGCTCGGATTCTATAGGGGATACAGCAGAGGCTGTCGTGCAGGCTGTTATCCACCAATTCCAGAATCAGCGTGTCACGATCAGAAGATACGGCAATGTAAGGCATGAAGACGAGCTGCGGAAGCTGATGGAGGAGACTGCCCAGCTTCAGGGCTTTGTCGCCTACACGCTGGTTCAGCCGGAGCTGCGGGAGATGATCCGCGAGGAAGCAGTGCGCCTCGACCTGCGGATTGTCGATATCATGGGCCCGATGATGCAGGCCTTCATCGATACCTTTGATGATGCGCCCCAGGCCCGGCCAGGGCTGCTTCACCAGCTCGACGAGGACTATTTCCGGCGGATCGAGGCGATTGAATTCACCGTGGCCTGTGACGACGGGCGCGATCTTGGCGCCATGCTGAAGGCGGATATTGTGCTGCTGGGCATGTCCCGCACCTCCAAAACCCCGCTCAGCATTTTTCTCGCCCACCGGGGCAAAAAGGTTGTGAACTACCCCATCGTTCCCGAAATCGGACCGCCGCAGCAGCTGATGAGCCTGCCGCCGAACCGGCTCATCGGGCTTACGATGAAGTCCGAGTATATGCTGAAGATCCGCTCCGAGCGGCTGAAGCAGCTTGGACTGCCGGCGGGCTCGCAGTATGCCAGCCTGGAGCGCATCACCGAAGAGATGGAATACGCCGCCGTGCTGTTCGCGAAGCTGGGCTGCCCGGTGATTGATATCACGAACAAGGCCATTGAAGAAACTGCAGGCATTATTATGGGTTATATTACTGATTCTCCGTAG
- a CDS encoding YdeI/OmpD-associated family protein, whose protein sequence is MEIENLIPVKSREDLRNWLQDNGKTEKCCWVLVSLTPIPDVLLYLDAVEEALCFGWVDGVKKKISETELAQRLSPRSKKSSWTELNKERVRRLEKLGFMRDEGRRVLPDMDHHSFTIDKDIEQRLKEEKQVYENFMAFPDLYQRVRIDTIQSYRNQPEVYKNRLDKFITNTRANKMYGQWNDYGRLLNY, encoded by the coding sequence ATGGAAATTGAAAATTTAATTCCGGTAAAATCGAGGGAAGATTTAAGGAATTGGCTGCAGGACAATGGTAAGACTGAAAAGTGTTGCTGGGTCTTGGTTAGTCTGACGCCCATCCCCGATGTGTTGTTATATTTGGACGCGGTCGAAGAAGCTTTATGCTTTGGATGGGTCGATGGGGTCAAGAAGAAAATATCTGAAACGGAGCTGGCACAGAGACTGTCCCCTCGAAGCAAAAAAAGCTCATGGACTGAATTAAATAAAGAACGTGTCCGCCGCCTCGAAAAGCTGGGGTTCATGAGAGACGAAGGAAGAAGGGTTCTTCCTGATATGGATCACCATTCTTTTACAATAGATAAAGATATCGAGCAAAGGCTAAAAGAGGAAAAGCAAGTATATGAGAATTTCATGGCATTTCCGGATCTTTACCAAAGAGTTCGGATCGACACGATACAAAGCTATAGGAATCAGCCGGAAGTATATAAGAACAGATTAGACAAATTCATAACAAACACGAGAGCAAACAAAATGTACGGTCAATGGAACGATTATGGACGACTACTAAATTATTAA
- a CDS encoding RNA polymerase sigma factor — MEDQGIVRLYLQRSQQAIIETKNKYGAYCRMIARNTLSSYSDIEECENDTYLGAWNAIPPNLPRKFPVFLGRITRNIALDKHGYNTAKKRNREFEVILTELEDCIASPDTVETEYEAGEIANAINQFLYGLDEQARNLFIGRYWYSYSIKDLSMNFNMSSSKVKSILFRLRNKLKVHLEKEGVNL; from the coding sequence ATGGAAGATCAGGGAATAGTCCGCCTATATTTACAGCGTTCGCAGCAAGCTATTATAGAGACTAAGAATAAATATGGGGCATACTGCAGAATGATTGCCAGAAACACACTCTCCAGTTATTCGGATATTGAAGAATGTGAGAACGATACATACTTAGGAGCATGGAATGCAATCCCCCCTAATCTGCCTAGGAAGTTCCCTGTATTTTTGGGGAGGATCACACGTAATATTGCGCTTGATAAACATGGCTATAACACAGCGAAAAAGCGTAATCGTGAGTTTGAAGTTATTCTGACTGAATTAGAAGATTGTATAGCTTCCCCTGATACTGTAGAAACAGAGTATGAAGCAGGTGAGATAGCCAATGCAATAAATCAATTTTTATATGGCTTGGATGAGCAAGCAAGAAATTTATTTATTGGGAGGTACTGGTACTCCTATTCCATAAAGGACCTTTCTATGAATTTTAATATGAGTAGCAGCAAAGTAAAGTCCATTTTATTCAGGTTAAGAAATAAACTTAAAGTTCATCTGGAGAAAGAGGGGGTTAACCTGTGA
- a CDS encoding restriction endonuclease, whose amino-acid sequence MINGNDLKFDIQEILLIYQGAAMTSFIGFIVAIIVLSTLTGMMQGNKKKRRRSTGKRQTTVKKSTAKSTATFNRSSTTCRPDDVLLKTPLDKINGAEFERLLSLYFRDLGYTVKEVGVGGKDGGVDLVIVDKRGEKTAVQAKCYADHNKVQVMTVRELVGAKRNHDCILSLLVTTSDLTSEAKREAEQFKVDYWHGGLVENKLRAWGKWQPARTKAKPKKATSSTVKAVTCACGAPMVQRKNKEGIAFWGCSNYPSCRKTKAI is encoded by the coding sequence ATGATTAATGGCAATGACCTAAAGTTTGATATTCAAGAAATTTTATTAATTTATCAAGGAGCAGCCATGACATCATTTATCGGATTTATAGTAGCTATTATTGTCTTATCCACTTTAACCGGGATGATGCAAGGAAATAAGAAGAAGAGAAGACGCAGTACAGGCAAGCGGCAGACTACTGTTAAGAAAAGTACTGCCAAAAGCACTGCTACTTTTAACCGTTCCTCTACGACGTGCAGACCGGATGATGTGCTTTTAAAAACACCTCTGGACAAAATTAATGGTGCTGAGTTTGAGCGATTGCTGTCCCTGTATTTCCGGGATCTAGGCTATACCGTTAAAGAAGTAGGTGTGGGAGGCAAGGATGGAGGCGTAGACTTGGTAATCGTCGATAAACGCGGTGAAAAAACTGCGGTTCAAGCTAAATGTTACGCTGATCATAATAAAGTGCAAGTTATGACCGTCCGCGAGCTGGTGGGCGCAAAAAGAAATCATGACTGCATTCTGTCTCTGCTGGTCACTACTTCCGATCTTACATCAGAAGCGAAGCGGGAGGCCGAGCAATTCAAGGTTGATTACTGGCATGGTGGTCTTGTTGAGAACAAGCTCCGTGCCTGGGGGAAATGGCAGCCAGCTAGAACCAAAGCAAAGCCCAAAAAAGCTACTAGTTCTACAGTCAAAGCCGTAACGTGCGCATGCGGGGCTCCAATGGTTCAACGTAAGAATAAGGAAGGCATAGCTTTCTGGGGTTGCAGTAATTATCCGAGTTGCCGGAAGACGAAGGCTATATAA
- a CDS encoding helix-turn-helix domain-containing protein: MMDKEILKLVGTRIRALRKERGLSQEALGEKGGFHFSYIGQIERGEKNVSLLNLHKIAESLEVNLIQLFAYLNEEFMVTSAESDIQDIVGMLRDANDEKIRVAKNVLKELL, translated from the coding sequence ATAATGGATAAAGAAATATTGAAGCTCGTAGGAACCCGGATTCGTGCTCTTCGGAAAGAGCGGGGATTATCGCAGGAAGCGCTTGGGGAGAAAGGCGGATTTCATTTTTCATACATAGGGCAGATTGAACGCGGCGAGAAGAATGTTTCTTTATTGAATTTACATAAGATAGCAGAATCGCTTGAAGTTAATTTAATTCAGCTGTTTGCGTATCTGAATGAAGAGTTTATGGTTACATCAGCAGAGAGCGATATTCAAGATATTGTAGGTATGCTTCGTGATGCCAATGATGAGAAAATCCGTGTGGCTAAAAATGTACTAAAGGAATTATTATGA
- a CDS encoding DMT family transporter, with product MIMLAYSLVCLIFGTTFLAIKIGVDAGTPPFFSAGLRFFVAGAVLFLFMAWRGKASFRLLLRKEMLFTGAALTFGTFSALYWAEQYVSSGLAAVLSATGPMMILLMQTAFLRQKAPSYSLLGCIIGFTGVLLLVLPSLAIDVSPLWIAGCAIVLTGEICYAAGAIYSKKVTRTFSGESPVALNAAQMIYGGALLFVLSLFTENVHPGFLLSFETAGSLLYLTVVGSMVGHTLFYWLVAKTNPVFPSTWLYISPPIAVGVGFLFYGETVTWLTLLGVFTIITGTVLVNAGALKQLLFKPKQSAPLMQPPGAEAYPRKRIL from the coding sequence ATGATTATGCTCGCTTACTCGCTCGTCTGTCTGATCTTCGGCACTACCTTCCTGGCTATAAAAATCGGCGTAGACGCCGGGACGCCTCCGTTTTTCTCGGCGGGTCTGCGCTTTTTCGTTGCGGGTGCTGTACTCTTTCTCTTTATGGCCTGGAGAGGCAAAGCCAGCTTCCGCCTGCTCCTGCGCAAAGAAATGCTGTTCACCGGCGCTGCGCTGACTTTTGGAACCTTTTCCGCGCTGTACTGGGCCGAGCAATATGTCTCCTCAGGGCTTGCTGCGGTGCTGTCCGCTACCGGTCCCATGATGATTCTGCTGATGCAGACCGCGTTTCTCCGGCAGAAAGCGCCCTCCTATTCGCTGTTGGGCTGCATCATCGGCTTCACTGGCGTGCTGCTGCTGGTGCTGCCAAGCCTTGCCATTGATGTTTCTCCCCTGTGGATCGCCGGCTGCGCCATAGTGTTGACCGGAGAAATTTGCTACGCAGCGGGGGCGATTTATTCCAAAAAAGTAACCCGCACCTTCTCCGGCGAATCACCCGTTGCCCTGAATGCAGCACAGATGATATACGGCGGCGCGCTGCTGTTCGTTCTGTCCCTGTTCACCGAAAACGTGCATCCCGGATTTCTGCTGTCGTTCGAGACAGCCGGTTCCCTGCTCTATCTGACCGTGGTCGGCTCCATGGTCGGGCACACGCTGTTCTACTGGCTGGTTGCCAAAACGAATCCCGTCTTTCCTTCTACATGGCTGTACATCTCCCCGCCGATTGCGGTTGGCGTAGGTTTTCTATTCTACGGAGAGACTGTAACTTGGCTCACTCTGCTCGGCGTCTTCACCATCATCACCGGCACCGTGCTTGTAAATGCAGGCGCACTGAAGCAGCTGCTGTTCAAGCCGAAGCAGAGCGCACCGCTGATGCAGCCGCCGGGAGCGGAAGCTTATCCGCGGAAGCGGATTTTGTGA
- a CDS encoding GNAT family N-acetyltransferase: protein MKITLRRYRLLSDFERVSQFMRLNFKKYQLGGNVPQPFWEYAHTHPYFNHSLTHRFGIWEENEEIVGVACYEMDVGECYFSTKEGYDFLKQEMVEYAETELSKRSADQYSLDVRVYDYEEYLIKLLVQKGYHKVYSEPIRVYNYVSGFSTRLLPEGFTFITLENENDLRKINDVLWRGFNHGDEPDDDLDSRLLMQSGPHFRKDLTAIIKAPNGEYACFAGMWVDGVNDFAYLEPLATDPRYRSLGLATVAVTELMKRTEQLGATYCFGGAPDFYPKIGFETACHREMWSKAW, encoded by the coding sequence ATGAAGATCACGTTAAGAAGGTATAGATTACTTTCCGATTTCGAAAGAGTCTCTCAGTTCATGCGATTAAACTTTAAGAAGTATCAGTTGGGTGGTAATGTCCCGCAGCCTTTTTGGGAGTATGCGCATACACATCCTTACTTTAATCATTCTCTAACACACCGATTCGGTATTTGGGAGGAGAACGAAGAAATTGTAGGTGTAGCTTGCTATGAAATGGACGTTGGCGAATGCTACTTTTCAACCAAAGAAGGATATGATTTTTTAAAACAAGAAATGGTTGAATATGCAGAGACAGAGTTGTCAAAGAGATCAGCTGACCAATACAGCCTCGATGTTAGGGTATACGATTATGAAGAATATCTTATAAAATTGCTTGTCCAAAAAGGATATCACAAGGTATACAGTGAGCCAATCCGAGTTTACAATTACGTTTCGGGTTTTTCCACGCGCTTATTACCCGAGGGGTTCACTTTCATAACTTTAGAAAATGAAAATGACCTGCGTAAAATTAACGATGTATTGTGGCGGGGATTCAACCATGGAGACGAGCCTGACGATGACCTTGACTCCAGATTGCTCATGCAGAGTGGTCCACATTTCAGAAAGGACCTTACCGCAATAATAAAAGCCCCCAATGGAGAGTACGCCTGCTTTGCCGGAATGTGGGTTGATGGTGTGAACGATTTTGCATATCTTGAACCACTCGCTACAGATCCGCGATATCGCAGTTTAGGGCTTGCAACTGTAGCAGTAACCGAGCTAATGAAACGCACTGAACAACTGGGGGCTACATATTGTTTCGGAGGTGCTCCTGACTTTTATCCCAAAATTGGCTTTGAAACCGCCTGCCACCGGGAAATGTGGTCAAAAGCATGGTAG
- a CDS encoding helix-turn-helix transcriptional regulator produces MDKVERLISIIMILLKKDIVPANEFAQLFHVSKRTILRDMETLSLSNIPIYSVNGVHGGYGIMDEYKVDKRLLSSPDLENILTALGGLEQILISEEVEVTIKKIEAMVSPLSPKGSIELSFYDWEGRAEILPTLKICQESILKRRLVSFDYIDKNGTTTNRIVEPYQLHFSETSWYLKGFCLHRQGYRTFKLSRIDHLHMEGNSFNPRDYLVEQAHEASYQPQLAAIKALISPGIKDQFIERYGRKSIENYSSDYFLATIHVPQNSIGFQFLASFGTDLEIVEPKTYVEEFRNYLIRMVEKYS; encoded by the coding sequence ATGGACAAGGTCGAGAGGCTGATTTCTATCATTATGATATTACTGAAAAAAGATATCGTTCCGGCAAATGAATTCGCGCAATTATTTCATGTTTCCAAAAGGACGATTCTTCGCGATATGGAGACGCTGAGTTTATCAAACATCCCGATCTATTCGGTCAATGGCGTTCATGGCGGCTACGGTATTATGGATGAATACAAGGTGGATAAACGTCTGTTAAGCAGCCCCGACTTGGAGAATATATTGACTGCGCTTGGCGGATTGGAGCAAATTCTAATTAGCGAAGAAGTTGAGGTGACGATCAAAAAAATAGAAGCCATGGTTAGCCCATTGTCCCCAAAAGGTTCAATCGAGCTGTCATTTTATGACTGGGAGGGCCGGGCTGAGATTCTTCCAACCTTGAAGATATGCCAAGAATCGATACTTAAGAGAAGGTTAGTTTCATTTGATTATATAGATAAAAATGGCACCACGACGAATAGGATTGTCGAGCCGTACCAGCTTCATTTTAGCGAAACGAGTTGGTATTTGAAGGGATTCTGTTTACATCGCCAGGGATATAGAACATTTAAATTATCCAGGATCGATCATCTTCATATGGAGGGAAATTCATTTAACCCTAGAGATTATTTAGTGGAACAAGCACATGAAGCAAGTTATCAACCGCAATTAGCCGCTATTAAAGCGTTGATTTCACCTGGCATAAAAGATCAATTCATTGAAAGGTACGGCCGGAAGAGTATTGAAAACTATAGTTCTGACTATTTCTTAGCCACCATCCACGTTCCTCAAAACAGTATTGGGTTTCAATTTTTAGCAAGCTTCGGTACAGACCTGGAAATCGTAGAACCCAAAACCTATGTTGAAGAATTTCGAAATTATTTAATTAGAATGGTGGAGAAATATTCTTAA
- a CDS encoding phosphotransferase, giving the protein MLLTTEDQLVNEIADWLKKHFSAEMLSAERVRRGLMNEKWIVETNKGRLFAKSYHPERFKMHDPEFRGKIENALQLQLLFYQAGGPCPEPLVLEGRCMHILPCGRYMTVMMCCPGAMVPAGMIGEHGMHSLGRAAADMHAVWDSAAASGFGAAVPPEEPVWRLSRKEMERTWEVNWDAARDSSERVRNALQLQKAIVDSLGDDDFTPLTAGWAHLDLWADNLLFEGDALTAIVDFDRARYSFPALDLGRAVLSGTLSGRGFRKDAVAAFAEGYRSVRALPQGSLVRAIKYVWCIESLWWIKPSFESSSAVPVRFAEEMIHTAERWEQLDALLGGI; this is encoded by the coding sequence ATGCTGTTGACGACTGAGGACCAATTAGTCAACGAAATCGCGGACTGGCTGAAAAAGCATTTTTCGGCTGAGATGCTGTCCGCTGAGCGTGTTAGGCGCGGGCTAATGAACGAGAAGTGGATTGTTGAGACGAACAAGGGAAGGCTGTTCGCCAAAAGCTATCACCCTGAGCGGTTTAAGATGCATGATCCGGAATTTCGCGGCAAGATTGAAAATGCGCTGCAACTGCAGCTTCTTTTTTATCAGGCGGGAGGACCGTGTCCTGAGCCGCTGGTGCTGGAAGGGCGCTGCATGCACATCCTGCCGTGCGGAAGGTACATGACCGTCATGATGTGCTGTCCGGGCGCTATGGTGCCCGCTGGCATGATCGGTGAGCATGGGATGCACTCACTCGGACGTGCTGCCGCAGATATGCATGCCGTCTGGGATTCCGCGGCGGCATCAGGGTTCGGAGCAGCAGTGCCGCCGGAGGAACCGGTTTGGCGGTTGTCCCGCAAGGAGATGGAGCGCACCTGGGAGGTGAATTGGGATGCGGCTCGTGACTCGTCTGAGCGTGTCCGGAATGCATTGCAATTACAGAAGGCGATTGTTGATTCACTTGGAGATGATGACTTTACACCTCTGACTGCAGGCTGGGCCCACCTCGATCTGTGGGCAGATAACCTGCTTTTTGAAGGGGATGCTCTGACAGCCATCGTTGATTTCGACCGGGCGCGCTACTCGTTTCCAGCGCTGGACCTCGGGCGGGCTGTCCTTTCCGGCACGCTCAGCGGGCGCGGATTCCGCAAAGATGCAGTGGCCGCTTTCGCTGAAGGCTACCGTAGTGTGCGGGCGCTGCCGCAGGGCTCGCTTGTGAGGGCAATCAAGTACGTCTGGTGCATCGAATCGCTTTGGTGGATCAAGCCGTCGTTCGAATCGTCCAGCGCGGTCCCTGTCCGTTTTGCTGAGGAAATGATCCATACTGCGGAGCGGTGGGAGCAACTGGACGCTCTTCTTGGGGGCATTTAA
- a CDS encoding helix-turn-helix transcriptional regulator yields the protein MIELTPRQLQIVEIVKKRAPITAEQIAEHLNLSKPTIRSDLSVLVMLEYIDAKPKVGYFPGKKTAERLSGSYLLKETKVKDIQSIPIIIRETTTIQDAVVTLFLQDVGTLIICDGDGKLTGVASRKDFLKVTLGNPGAVSMPVSMVMTRQPKVVTVSPGDTVLDAAQKMIFHEVDSLPVVIPGTVEENGPGLDVVGRLTKTSIVKLLLDLEAKG from the coding sequence GTGATCGAACTGACACCCCGTCAACTGCAAATTGTTGAAATTGTTAAGAAAAGAGCACCCATAACCGCCGAGCAAATTGCGGAGCATCTCAACCTCAGCAAGCCGACGATCCGCTCGGACTTGTCCGTGCTCGTCATGCTGGAGTACATTGACGCCAAACCCAAGGTGGGTTATTTTCCCGGCAAAAAAACCGCGGAGCGCCTCAGCGGCAGCTATCTGCTGAAGGAAACCAAGGTCAAGGACATTCAGAGCATTCCGATCATTATCCGCGAGACGACAACGATTCAGGATGCCGTAGTTACACTGTTTCTGCAGGATGTCGGCACGCTGATCATCTGCGACGGGGATGGCAAGCTGACTGGAGTGGCCTCGCGCAAGGATTTTTTGAAGGTTACGCTGGGCAATCCCGGCGCGGTATCCATGCCTGTGAGCATGGTGATGACCCGCCAGCCCAAGGTCGTGACGGTTTCTCCCGGAGATACGGTGCTTGATGCCGCACAAAAAATGATTTTTCACGAGGTGGACAGTTTGCCGGTGGTGATCCCCGGTACTGTGGAAGAAAACGGCCCCGGGCTCGACGTGGTCGGACGGCTGACCAAAACTTCCATCGTCAAACTGCTCCTCGATCTAGAAGCCAAAGGATAA
- a CDS encoding VOC family protein → MSAIAYLNFDGIAEQAIEFYAEALNANEVKKVKFGDIPQDPNYPMPENELNMIMESSIEFAGGKIMMSDILPSMKAVTGELVQGNNILINLVIDDKQKLEEYFNHLALGGHVIMPLSNTPWSSCFGMLVDKFGVNWKFNSDADQFLDKVISNKQ, encoded by the coding sequence ATGTCAGCTATTGCCTATTTAAACTTTGATGGAATCGCAGAACAAGCAATTGAATTTTATGCGGAGGCTTTAAACGCAAATGAAGTAAAAAAGGTGAAATTCGGTGATATCCCGCAAGATCCAAACTACCCAATGCCGGAAAATGAGTTAAATATGATCATGGAGTCTTCCATAGAATTTGCAGGCGGGAAAATCATGATGTCGGACATTTTGCCTTCAATGAAGGCGGTAACAGGTGAACTGGTACAAGGAAATAATATTCTGATTAATCTGGTCATCGATGATAAGCAAAAGCTGGAAGAATACTTTAACCATTTGGCCCTTGGCGGTCATGTCATCATGCCGTTATCCAATACCCCTTGGTCTTCCTGCTTCGGAATGCTGGTTGATAAATTTGGAGTTAACTGGAAGTTTAATAGCGATGCAGATCAGTTCCTTGATAAAGTTATTTCCAATAAACAGTAA
- the glpX gene encoding class II fructose-bisphosphatase, whose amino-acid sequence MERELALEIVRVTELGALSSARWIGRGDKNAADDAATTAIRSMFDSVSIDGTVVIGEGEMDEAPMLYIGEQVGNRNGPSVDVAVDPLEGTEVVACGLHNAQSVIAIADRGSLLHAPDIYMEKLACGPELAGRLSLEDPAETTLRKASLITGKALSELTVMVLDRKRHEQLLATLRGLGVRVKLIGHGDVAGAIAAALPDSDVDLYMGSGGAPEGVLAAAALKCLGGELQGKLLPEGPFELQRCLMMGIENPTRVLSMEDMVGTGDVIFAATGVTSGEFLNGVRFIGKERAETHSVIMRAQSRTIRYIRSIHFLPGKEIPQVTASRPDAAFI is encoded by the coding sequence ATGGAACGCGAATTGGCACTGGAAATTGTACGGGTAACTGAACTGGGCGCTTTATCTTCAGCCCGCTGGATAGGACGGGGCGATAAAAATGCTGCGGATGATGCGGCCACAACCGCCATCCGTTCCATGTTCGATTCCGTCTCCATTGACGGGACAGTGGTCATCGGCGAAGGGGAAATGGACGAAGCGCCGATGCTCTACATCGGTGAGCAGGTCGGGAACCGGAACGGCCCCTCCGTTGATGTGGCCGTTGATCCGCTGGAAGGCACAGAGGTGGTAGCCTGCGGGCTCCATAATGCCCAATCGGTAATCGCCATTGCCGACCGGGGCAGCCTGCTCCATGCGCCTGATATATACATGGAGAAGCTCGCCTGCGGTCCCGAGCTGGCTGGCAGGCTCAGCCTGGAAGATCCGGCTGAGACCACGCTGCGCAAGGCCAGCCTCATTACCGGCAAAGCGCTCTCCGAGCTGACGGTGATGGTCCTTGACCGCAAGCGGCATGAGCAGCTGCTCGCCACGCTGCGCGGGCTGGGCGTGCGCGTCAAGCTGATCGGCCACGGCGATGTGGCCGGAGCCATAGCGGCAGCGCTGCCGGACAGCGATGTTGATCTGTACATGGGCTCCGGCGGAGCACCGGAAGGCGTGCTGGCAGCAGCCGCGCTGAAATGCCTCGGCGGTGAGCTGCAGGGCAAGCTGCTGCCGGAGGGCCCCTTCGAGCTGCAGCGCTGCCTGATGATGGGCATCGAGAATCCGACGCGCGTCCTCTCGATGGAGGATATGGTCGGCACCGGCGACGTCATCTTCGCGGCGACGGGCGTGACCTCCGGTGAATTTTTAAACGGAGTCCGCTTCATCGGCAAGGAACGCGCCGAGACTCATTCCGTCATCATGCGGGCGCAGAGCCGCACAATCCGCTACATCCGCAGTATTCATTTCCTGCCGGGCAAGGAGATTCCGCAGGTAACGGCCAGCAGACCGGATGCCGCTTTCATCTGA
- a CDS encoding YsnF/AvaK domain-containing protein produces the protein MNKKIVGVFHTEHEASQAIEALKSRGFLTEDISVIARNKQDVETINDETGTKAPEGMASGAATGGVLGGVTGLLAGIGALAIPGIGPILAAGPIAATLAGAAVGAGTGGLVGGLIGLGIPEDEAESYDNYVDEGRILVMVDADSTRANDVYSVFRSHNSANADRYIDEAIPEGEAAKARHSVSDTVDAAFNGSGLEGREDTGLDTMNSAPVNDLPGSRRLDDVNRPGMTGDVYSSSREGMDSALDNTGSDDWADRERERDEARKLRLREEQLDVSKNKVQTGEVNVRKEIVEEQKTINVPVSHEEIVIERRSVNHDSTAEPVGAGETIRIPVSEEQVEVNKNTVVTGEVDVHKREIQETEQVKDTVKREEARVDKTGNVKVNNNSGVLRDHSRTR, from the coding sequence ATGAACAAGAAAATTGTTGGTGTATTCCATACCGAACATGAAGCTTCACAGGCCATTGAGGCGTTGAAAAGCCGCGGATTTCTGACAGAGGATATCTCGGTGATTGCAAGAAATAAGCAGGATGTCGAAACGATCAATGATGAAACGGGTACCAAAGCCCCCGAGGGAATGGCTTCAGGTGCGGCGACCGGCGGCGTGCTGGGCGGTGTAACCGGACTTCTGGCGGGCATCGGCGCACTGGCGATTCCGGGAATCGGACCCATTCTTGCGGCGGGGCCCATTGCGGCAACACTGGCAGGAGCTGCGGTAGGTGCCGGAACCGGGGGACTTGTCGGCGGGCTGATCGGACTTGGCATACCGGAGGATGAAGCGGAAAGCTATGATAATTATGTGGATGAAGGCCGCATTCTCGTTATGGTGGATGCCGACAGCACGCGGGCCAATGATGTATACTCGGTGTTCCGCAGCCACAACTCCGCAAATGCTGACCGTTATATAGATGAGGCAATTCCTGAAGGTGAGGCGGCGAAAGCCCGGCATTCAGTAAGTGATACGGTGGATGCCGCATTCAATGGCTCCGGGCTGGAGGGACGCGAGGATACTGGACTGGATACGATGAATTCCGCACCGGTGAATGATCTTCCGGGGAGCAGAAGGCTGGATGATGTGAACCGGCCGGGGATGACGGGAGATGTCTATTCCAGCTCACGGGAAGGCATGGACAGCGCACTGGACAACACAGGATCCGATGATTGGGCTGACCGTGAGCGAGAGCGCGATGAAGCGCGTAAGCTGCGCTTGCGGGAAGAACAGCTCGACGTTTCCAAAAATAAAGTGCAGACCGGTGAAGTGAACGTGCGGAAAGAGATCGTTGAAGAGCAGAAAACGATTAATGTTCCAGTCAGCCATGAAGAAATTGTCATCGAACGCCGTTCCGTTAATCATGATTCCACGGCAGAACCCGTCGGAGCCGGTGAGACGATTCGTATTCCTGTAAGCGAGGAACAGGTCGAGGTCAACAAGAATACGGTGGTCACCGGTGAAGTGGATGTTCATAAACGTGAAATTCAGGAGACGGAGCAGGTTAAAGATACCGTTAAACGTGAGGAAGCCCGGGTGGATAAGACGGGTAATGTGAAAGTTAACAATAATAGCGGGGTGCTGAGAGACCACAGCCGGACCCGTTAA